CCGGAAACCCAGACCCCCGCACCCACCAAGAACGCCGAGCCGACGCCCTCGTAGCCATCTTCCACGCCATCCATCACCACTACCCCCTGCCCTTCATCCCCGTGCCGCCCGACCCCGCAGACACCTTCGGCGGGCGCGTCGTATCCC
This region of Kineosporia sp. NBRC 101731 genomic DNA includes:
- a CDS encoding DUF222 domain-containing protein — encoded protein: MGRLEATLSADHVMLIHSVLDALADACRDYARRAGNPDPRTHQERRADALVAIFHAIHHHYPLPFIPVPPDPADTFGGRVVS